The following is a genomic window from Caldicellulosiruptor danielii.
AGTCGCAATAAGTTCTAAGTCTTTAGCACTAAAGCTACATAATTTTTTTATTAGATCTTTATTTTTATCTTCCAGTACCTCAGCTAATTTTAAATTATCTACTATATTCTGGGCAGGAGTTATCTTATGAGTATACCCATCATTTTCGACATTTATCAAACCCTGTATCTCTAATCTGTAAACATCATATTCCAACTGACTACTGTATGGTCCGTAATAATGAATGGAAAAATTGTACCCCAAATTTAAGCCCTTCCTCTGGACCAAATATATAATCTTTTGAAGCAGTTTTTTCCCAACTTTATTCCCTGTCTGTGTGCAATACTTTGAAATTTCACTTATTAATCCCAAAAGTCTTTCTATACGAACATCTGTCATGGGCTTCTCCCCCTCATTTTATTTACTCATTTTTTCCATCATCTCACTCACAATTTTTATTGCTTCTTCTTTCTTATCTTCATAAACGTATATTCTTTTTATGTTTATAGGCTCTGTCATTTTTCTTATAACTTCAGAGGCAACACTAACTGGTATCACTTTTTTGTCATTTTCAGTAATCACAGGAATTGCTTTCTCGCTATCAAGCTCATACCTCACTGGCATTTGATGTACAAGTTTATCGGCTGAATCTAAAATAAAATATTCTTCGCCAATCCTTTCCACTAAGTTGTTTTTAATTAAGTTGAAAATTTGTCGATCTTTTTCAGAAGTATGAACAGGAGTTTCATAGACTTTGCTTAGTATCTTTCTTTTTAAAATTCGTTCTGCCCATTCATTTTGTTTTATATTTTGTTTCATAAGTTCTAACACATAAATATCATCATACTTCAAAAATTCTTGAATATCTTCTGGATACTTTCCATTTGGAAGCACTCCTTTTAAAAAATACAAAAGAGCATTATCTAAAAACCCTCTTGTTTTATGAAAATAAACTTGGGTAAACATAAAATATCTTGCAAGAACAAACTCTTCGAAAGCATGCATTCCACCTTTTTCAATAGCAAGGTAAAGCACTCCTTCTTCATTTTCCCAAACAGTGAAAGTATTAATAAGCCTTTCTAAATCAAATTTTCCATAACTAACTCCACAATATAATGAGTCTCGTAATAAATAATCCATTTTATCACAATCGAGTTCGCTATCCATAAACTTCTTCAGAAATATAAAATCAGGATTTTCTATGTTTTCTCCTTTATATATGGAAGATATCAATTCTGGTGTAATATCATACTCCTCACCATATTGCTTTTTAAACCATTCCCCAATCTCACTAATACAATCAGCAACTTCTGTTTGTGTTACTATCATATGGGTATAGTCTTCATGTGAAAAACCATCCGGCAAAAGCTCTTCTGAAGCATGAGAAAATGGTGCATGTCCCAAATCATGAAC
Proteins encoded in this region:
- a CDS encoding HD domain-containing protein; the protein is MRIIALVHDLGHAPFSHASEELLPDGFSHEDYTHMIVTQTEVADCISEIGEWFKKQYGEEYDITPELISSIYKGENIENPDFIFLKKFMDSELDCDKMDYLLRDSLYCGVSYGKFDLERLINTFTVWENEEGVLYLAIEKGGMHAFEEFVLARYFMFTQVYFHKTRGFLDNALLYFLKGVLPNGKYPEDIQEFLKYDDIYVLELMKQNIKQNEWAERILKRKILSKVYETPVHTSEKDRQIFNLIKNNLVERIGEEYFILDSADKLVHQMPVRYELDSEKAIPVITENDKKVIPVSVASEVIRKMTEPINIKRIYVYEDKKEEAIKIVSEMMEKMSK